From a single Rutidosis leptorrhynchoides isolate AG116_Rl617_1_P2 chromosome 5, CSIRO_AGI_Rlap_v1, whole genome shotgun sequence genomic region:
- the LOC139850170 gene encoding BTB/POZ domain-containing protein At5g41330-like — protein sequence MPPFGNPKNQEFNKLNIVTIDVGGQLFQTTIQTLTLAGTNTFFSKLFNSSSEVNNIPFIDRDSELFSIILSILRTGNLPSKAKIFEIQNIVFEAKFYGVESLLVQSQSNPSQFEPFDLEKLMILPVSGVKTHLLQLLVCYNTERVSSSLAIEGHMHSVGYDLVPYMDYGFPLNFPVHKGVERIKYLRDPWYSSVGLLEILVAGLKGGVIGFPSIGLVEILGGFFGGCVLRVW from the exons ATGCCACCTTTTGGGAACCCAAAGAATCAAGAATTCAACAAACTCAACATAGTCACCATTGATGTGGGTGGTCAACTGTTTCAAACCACCAtacaaaccctaaccctagctggtACAAATACTTTTTTCTCTAAACTTTTCAATTCTTCTTCTGAAGTAAACAATATCCCTTTTATTGACAGGGATTCTGAATTGTTTTCAATTATATTATCTATTTTAAGAACTGGGAATCTGCCATCAAAAGCTAAAATCTTTGAAATCCAGAATATTGTTTTTGAAGCAAAATTTTATGGGGTTGAAAGTCTTCTTGTTCAATCTCAATCAAACCCATCTCAATTTGAACCTTTTGACCTTGAAAAGTTAATGATTTTGCCTGTAAGTGGTGTAAAGACTCACCTTCTGCAATTGCTAGTTTGCTACAACACCGAACGGGTCAGTTCAT CTTTAGCTATTGAAGGCCATATGCATTCAGTGGGTTATGATTTGGTGCCATACATGGATTATGGTTTTCCACTTAATTTTCCTGTCCATAAAGGCGTTGAG AGAATAAAATATCTCAGGGACCCTTGGTATTCAAGTGTTGGTTTACTTGAAATTCTGGTAGCCGGTCTCAAAGGTGGTGTTATTGGATTTCCTAGTATTGGTTTAGTGGAGATTTTGGGTGGTTTCTTTGGAGGATGTGTATTGCGGGTTTGGTAG